In Necator americanus strain Aroian chromosome IV, whole genome shotgun sequence, the following proteins share a genomic window:
- a CDS encoding hypothetical protein (NECATOR_CHRIV.G16497.T2) yields the protein MVLDPNSTEDPMKDIMRMIETVYNKACNQRELRCDQRPFHILLMGYGFLVVFLLAMFGNCINLLIYNSDQIRYYIAIRMLCTRLLMNTLAMLFLLPQALRTVGAWEVNSAADAVYWGYYPYQAYFVNVFGFCAMWLTVLMTGECYLHVFFPAHSKSLCTKRNLSKSYVVIGVAGLLLALIYPLNRSVSVVVDSCDRVIIQIISSDSPLMTLIERLHTIANLLFSILIPMSLLVFMTISVVWKLVLRKSEFPNTSHFTSEKRCVTRITLITTSLQLLAELPPIPVFIYAAISGPHVINEIPVCVWNTVGIFLGLCNMSLSFFVYVMLSQKFRQMVYSRLHELSVRFLPCCSTINSKLSYQTEPYGQRTFLNVRKGSESGYLTESYLMTERSLSAHEDAFL from the exons cTCCGATGCGATCAACGACCATTTCATATCTTACTGATGGGTTACGGATTTCTAGTTGTGTTTCTTCTAGCGATGTTTGGTAATTGTATCAATTTGCTGATCTATAATTCCGATCAAATTCGTTACTATATAGCAATTCGTATGCTCTGCACACGATTG TTGATGAACACGTTGGCGATGTTATTTCTACTGCCACAAGCGCTTCGTACGGTTGGCGCATGGGAAGTGAATTCCGCCGCCGATGCCGTCTACTGGGGTTATTATCCGTATCAAGCGTATTTTGTCAATGTTTTCGGATTTTGTGCAATGTG gttAACGGTTCTGATGACTGGTGAGTGCTATCTGCATGTGTTCTTTCCGGCTCACTCAAAATCATTATGCACAAAGAGGAATCTGTCGAA aagttatGTTGTGATTGGTGTTGCCGGACTCCTCTTAGCGTTGATTTATCCGTTGAACCGTTCCGTTTCCGTTGTTGTGGATTCTTGTGATCGAGTAATAATTCAGATCATCTCCAGTGact CACCATTGATGACGTTGATCGAACGCTTACACACAATCGCTAATCTTCTATTCTCCATTTTGATCCCGATGTCACTTCTCGTATTCATGACCATCTCAGTTGTTTGGAAACTCGTATTGCGAAAATCTGAATTCCCCAATACCAGTCATTTTAC gtcTGAGAAGAGGTGCGTCACTCGAATTACGTTGATCACAACAAGTTTACAG ctACTTGCCGAACTTCCACCAATTCCCGTATTCATCTATGCAGCAATTTCCGGACCACATGTAATCAACGAGATTCCGGTATGCGTATGGAATACGGTCGGCATATTCCTTGGCTTATGCAATATGAGTCTATCATTTTTCGTCTATGTGATGCTTTCGCAGAAATTTCGTCAGATGGTTTACAG CCGTCTCCACGAATTATCTGTACGTTTCCTACCGTGTTGCTCGACTATCAATTCTAAATTGTCCTATCAAACGGAACCATACGGACAACGGACTTTTCTCAACGTTCGGAAAGGAAGTGAGT CAGGTTATTTGACCGAATCGTATCTGATGACGGAACGATCGCTATCAGCACACGAAGATGCATTTCTGTGA
- a CDS encoding hypothetical protein (NECATOR_CHRIV.G16497.T1) — MVLDPNSTEDPMKDIMRMIETVYNKACNQRELRCDQRPFHILLMGYGFLVVFLLAMFGNCINLLIYNSDQIRYYIAIRMLCTRLLMNTLAMLFLLPQALRTVGAWEVNSAADAVYWGYYPYQAYFVNVFGFCAMWLTVLMTGECYLHVFFPAHSKSLCTKRNLSKSYVVIGVAGLLLALIYPLNRSVSVVVDSCDRVIIQIISSDSPLMTLIERLHTIANLLFSILIPMSLLVFMTISVVWKLVLRKSEFPNTSHFTSEKRCVTRITLITTSLQLLAELPPIPVFIYAAISGPHVINEIPVCVWNTVGIFLGLCNMSLSFFVYVMLSQKFRQMVYSRLHELSVRFLPCCSTINSKLSYQTEPYGQRTFLNVRKGTGYLTESYLMTERSLSAHEDAFL, encoded by the exons cTCCGATGCGATCAACGACCATTTCATATCTTACTGATGGGTTACGGATTTCTAGTTGTGTTTCTTCTAGCGATGTTTGGTAATTGTATCAATTTGCTGATCTATAATTCCGATCAAATTCGTTACTATATAGCAATTCGTATGCTCTGCACACGATTG TTGATGAACACGTTGGCGATGTTATTTCTACTGCCACAAGCGCTTCGTACGGTTGGCGCATGGGAAGTGAATTCCGCCGCCGATGCCGTCTACTGGGGTTATTATCCGTATCAAGCGTATTTTGTCAATGTTTTCGGATTTTGTGCAATGTG gttAACGGTTCTGATGACTGGTGAGTGCTATCTGCATGTGTTCTTTCCGGCTCACTCAAAATCATTATGCACAAAGAGGAATCTGTCGAA aagttatGTTGTGATTGGTGTTGCCGGACTCCTCTTAGCGTTGATTTATCCGTTGAACCGTTCCGTTTCCGTTGTTGTGGATTCTTGTGATCGAGTAATAATTCAGATCATCTCCAGTGact CACCATTGATGACGTTGATCGAACGCTTACACACAATCGCTAATCTTCTATTCTCCATTTTGATCCCGATGTCACTTCTCGTATTCATGACCATCTCAGTTGTTTGGAAACTCGTATTGCGAAAATCTGAATTCCCCAATACCAGTCATTTTAC gtcTGAGAAGAGGTGCGTCACTCGAATTACGTTGATCACAACAAGTTTACAG ctACTTGCCGAACTTCCACCAATTCCCGTATTCATCTATGCAGCAATTTCCGGACCACATGTAATCAACGAGATTCCGGTATGCGTATGGAATACGGTCGGCATATTCCTTGGCTTATGCAATATGAGTCTATCATTTTTCGTCTATGTGATGCTTTCGCAGAAATTTCGTCAGATGGTTTACAG CCGTCTCCACGAATTATCTGTACGTTTCCTACCGTGTTGCTCGACTATCAATTCTAAATTGTCCTATCAAACGGAACCATACGGACAACGGACTTTTCTCAACGTTCGGAAAGGAA CAGGTTATTTGACCGAATCGTATCTGATGACGGAACGATCGCTATCAGCACACGAAGATGCATTTCTGTGA